In a single window of the Papaver somniferum cultivar HN1 chromosome 8, ASM357369v1, whole genome shotgun sequence genome:
- the LOC113301152 gene encoding DAR GTPase 3, chloroplastic-like yields MSIQSSGLRLPPTITTTTTTTTTSKTSHPLLLRKQTKSIQMCLASSQTSSIQIVGGKSPNWYNNGDTYEGADGEIDWPDLDADLQYWTRLLRPVQWYPGHIAKTEKELKEQLKLMDVVIEVRDARIPLATGHPQMEAWIGNRKRILVLNREDMISTSDRNAWAHYFANQGTKVVFANGKLGMGAIKLGRLAKSMAVGVNVKRKSKGLLPRAVRAGIVGYPNVGKSSLINRLLKRRLCTAAPRPGVTRHLKWVHFGKDLELLDSPGIIPMRISDQTSAIKLAICDDIGERSYNVADVAAILVQMLMRIPTVGSKALYQRYKIIAEGPGHSGKIFIDKLALQMFNGDVHQASFRLLTDFRKGKFGWVALERPPKQ; encoded by the exons ATGTCTATTCAAAGCTCTGGTCTGAGGCTACCACCTActatcaccactaccaccaccaccaccaccaccagtaaaACCagtcaccctcttcttcttcggaAGCAAACCAAGTCAATACAAATGTGTCTTGCATCATCTCAAACATCTTCTATTCAG ATTGTGGGTGGGAAGTCACCGAATTGGTACAATAATGGGGATACATATGAAGGGGCTGATGGAGAAATTGATTGGCCTGATTTAGATGCAGACCTTCAATACTGGACCAGATTACTTCGTCCTGTTCAG TGGTATCCTGGTCATATTGCAAAAACTGAGAAGGAGCTTAAAGAACAACTCAAATTGATGGATGTTGTCATTGAGGTTCGAGATGCAAGAATACCTCTTGCCACAGGTCATCCCCAG ATGGAGGCTTGGATTGGCAATAGGAAAAGAATTCTAGTTCTCAATAGAGAAGATATGATATCCACTTCCGATAGAAATGCATGGGCACATTATTTTGCCAACCAGGGGACGAAAGTTGTCTTTGCCAATGGGAAACTTGGGATG GGAGCCATCAAACTTGGGAGATTAGCAAAGTCTATGGCTGTTGGGGTGAATGTCAAGCGTAAATCAAAAGGATTACTTCCCCGTGCA GTTAGGGCTGGAATTGTTGGGTATCCAAATGTTGGTAAATCTTCACTAATTAACCGTTTGCTGAAGCGACGTTTGTGTACTGCAGCCCCTAGACCTGGTGTCACAAGGCATTTGAA ATGGGTCCATTTTGGGAAAGATCTGGAGCTGTTAGATTCTCCTGGTATAATCCCGATGAGGATAAGTGACCAAACATCTGCAATAAAGCTCGCTATATGTGATGACATTGGAGAGAGATcatataatgttgctgatgtagCCGCAATTCTTGTACAGATGCTGATGAGGATACCGACAGTAG GTTCAAAAGCTCTTTACCAGCGTTACAAGATCATTGCAGAGGGTCCTGGTCACAGTGGCAAAAT ATTTATTGATAAATTGGCTCTTCAAATGTTCAACGGAGATGTTCATCAAGCATCATTTCGTCTCTTGACAGACTTTCGGAAAGGGAAATTTGGTTGGGTTGCACTTGAGAGGCCACCGAAACAGTAA
- the LOC113306779 gene encoding uncharacterized protein LOC113306779 isoform X1 translates to MDWKPSSDRNRSCGTTWWNTGSNFWTWAGRRRSEILYLVVETMGGICSRRSTVEHAPSGSLPPNGSQDEHDAFGIQSKTKDDVLTPPPNGERMEKQLQEPVAFQEMNRNAYATNQNDIDDGIPRLDRALSHKSRSTKLRPAAVAKQVSEVSSLLGRAGTAGLGKAVEVLDTLGSSMTNLNLSSGFVSGVATKGNKISILAFEVANTIVKGAALMNSLSKENIKHLKEEVLPSECVQHLVSKDMDELLRIAAADKREELKIFSGEVIRFGNRCKDPQWHHLDRYFERLASELAPQRHLKVEAETVMHHLMTLVQNTAELYHELHALDRFEQDYRRKLQEEDNSNVAQKGDSLAILRAELKSQRKHVRGLKKKSLWSRILEEVMEKLVDLVHFLHLEIHEAFSTADNDKLVKESMNNHQRLGPAGLALHYANIITQIDTLVSRSSSVPPNTRDNLYQGLPPTVKSALRSKLQSFHVKEELTVPQIKAEMEKTLQWLVPIATNTTKAHHGFGWVGEWANTGSDVNRKPSGQTELIRIETLHHAEKEKTESYILELVVWLHHLVSQSRYGPNGGIRSPIKSPIRSPNQKTFQLSSHKPSPPSPLLTDEDQQMLRDVSKRKLTPGISKSQEFDKTRLSKHCRLSKSNSHSPTTGFNKEFFPIRRAPAVPVIDFDIDRIKTLDVIDRVDTLRSL, encoded by the exons ATGGACTGGAAACCAAGTAGTGATCGAAATCGAAGTTGTGGGACTACATGGTGGAATACAGGATCAAATTTCTGGACTTGGGCGG GTCGACGGAGAAGTGAGATATTGTATTTAGTTGTTGAAACAATGGGAGGGATATGCTCGAGGAGATCGACTGTTGAGCATGCTCCCAGTGGAAGTTTACCACCTAATGGTAGTCAAGATGAACATGATGCTTTTGGAATACAATCCAAGACAAAGGATGATGTCCTGACACCTCCACCCAATGGGGAGCGCATGGAGAAACAATTACAAGAACCAGTTGCATTTCAAGAGATGAATAGAAATGCATATGCTACCAACCAGAATGATATTGATGATGGAATCCCACGGCTAGATAGGGCCCTTTCACACAAATCTAGGTCGACGAAATTGAGGCCTGCTGCAGTAGCTAAG CAGGTTTCGGAGGTTAGCTCGCTTTTGGGTAGAGCTGGTACTGCCGGGCTTGGTAAGGCAGTGGAGGTTTTGGACACTCTTGGAAGTAGTATGACAAATCTGAACCTCAGCAGTGGATTTGTTTCCGGCGTTGCAACAAAAGGCaataaaatatcaattttggCTTTTGAAGTGGCAAACACAATTGTCAAGGGTGCTGCTCTTATGAACTCCCTTTCAAAGGAAAACATTAAACATTTAAAAGAAGAAGTACTTCCTTCAGAATGTGTACAACATTTGGTATCAAAAGATATGGACGAACTCCTAAGGATTGCTGCTGCTGATAAGAG GGAGGAACTGAAAATATTTTCAGGTGAAGTTATCCGATTTGGGAACCGTTGTAAAGATCCTCAATGGCATCACTTAGATCGCTATTTTGAGAG GCTGGCTTCAGAGCTTGCCCCTCAAAGGCACCTCAAAGTGGAAGCCGAAACAGTCATGCATCACTTGATGACTTTGGTTCAGAATACAGCT GAATTGTATCATGAGTTGCATGCCTTGGATAGATTTGAACAAGATTATCGTCGTAAGCTTCAGGAAGAGGATaactcaaatgttgctcaaaaag GAGATAGTCTTGCGATTTTAAGGGCTGAGCTAAAAAGCCAGAGGAAACATGTAAGAGGTCTGAAGAAAAAATCTCTATGGTCAAGAATTTTGGAAGAG GTAATGGAAAAGCTTGTAGACCTCGTCCACTTCTTACATCTAGAAATTCATGAAGCATTCAGTACTGCTG ATAATGATAAACTAGTGAAAGAATCTATGAACAATCATCAAAGATTGGGTCCTGCTGGTCTTGCTTTGCATTATGCGAATATAATAACGCAAATTGATACCCTT GTATCTCGATCGAGTTCTGTGCCTCCAAATACTAGAGATAATTTGTACCAGGGATTGCCGCCTACTGTAAAGTCAGCTTTACGCTCCAAGCTACAGTCATTTCATGTCAAGGAAGAG CTCACTGTTCCACAAATCAAGGCTGAAATGGAGAAAACTTTGCAGTGGCTTGTTCCAATTGCTACAAACACTACCAA GGCTCATCACGGTTTCGGTTGGGTTGGAGAATGGGCGAATACAGG ATCGGATGTAAACCGAAAACCATCTGGGCAAACCGAATTAATTCGAATTGAGACTCTGCACCATGCAGAAAAGGAGAAGACTGAATCTTATATACTTGAACTGGTAGTATGGCTTCACCACCTAGTTAGTCAATCAAGGTATGGCCCTAATGGTGGAATCAGATCTCCCATCAAATCGCCAATTCGATCACCAAACCAAAAGACATTTCAGTTATCTTCACATAAACCTAGTCCACCATCACCACTGCTTACGGATGAAGACCAGCAAATGTTGCGAGATGTGAGTAAAAGGAAACTGACTCCTGGAATTAGCAAGAGCCAAGAGTTTGATAAGACCAGATTGAGCAAGCACTGTAGATTAAGCAAGAGTAATAGTCATTCACCAACGACTGGATTTAATAAGGAGTTCTTCCCAATTAGAAGGGCACCTGCAGTCCCAGTCATCGATtttgatatcgataggatcaaaaCTCTGGATGTCATTGACAGAGTTGATACCCTGAGAAGTTTATAG
- the LOC113306779 gene encoding uncharacterized protein LOC113306779 isoform X2, which translates to MDWKPSSDRNRSCGTTWWNTGSNFWTWAGRRRSEILYLVVETMGGICSRRSTVEHAPSGSLPPNGSQDEHDAFGIQSKTKDDVLTPPPNGERMEKQLQEPVAFQEMNRNAYATNQNDIDDGIPRLDRALSHKSRSTKLRPAAVAKVSEVSSLLGRAGTAGLGKAVEVLDTLGSSMTNLNLSSGFVSGVATKGNKISILAFEVANTIVKGAALMNSLSKENIKHLKEEVLPSECVQHLVSKDMDELLRIAAADKREELKIFSGEVIRFGNRCKDPQWHHLDRYFERLASELAPQRHLKVEAETVMHHLMTLVQNTAELYHELHALDRFEQDYRRKLQEEDNSNVAQKGDSLAILRAELKSQRKHVRGLKKKSLWSRILEEVMEKLVDLVHFLHLEIHEAFSTADNDKLVKESMNNHQRLGPAGLALHYANIITQIDTLVSRSSSVPPNTRDNLYQGLPPTVKSALRSKLQSFHVKEELTVPQIKAEMEKTLQWLVPIATNTTKAHHGFGWVGEWANTGSDVNRKPSGQTELIRIETLHHAEKEKTESYILELVVWLHHLVSQSRYGPNGGIRSPIKSPIRSPNQKTFQLSSHKPSPPSPLLTDEDQQMLRDVSKRKLTPGISKSQEFDKTRLSKHCRLSKSNSHSPTTGFNKEFFPIRRAPAVPVIDFDIDRIKTLDVIDRVDTLRSL; encoded by the exons ATGGACTGGAAACCAAGTAGTGATCGAAATCGAAGTTGTGGGACTACATGGTGGAATACAGGATCAAATTTCTGGACTTGGGCGG GTCGACGGAGAAGTGAGATATTGTATTTAGTTGTTGAAACAATGGGAGGGATATGCTCGAGGAGATCGACTGTTGAGCATGCTCCCAGTGGAAGTTTACCACCTAATGGTAGTCAAGATGAACATGATGCTTTTGGAATACAATCCAAGACAAAGGATGATGTCCTGACACCTCCACCCAATGGGGAGCGCATGGAGAAACAATTACAAGAACCAGTTGCATTTCAAGAGATGAATAGAAATGCATATGCTACCAACCAGAATGATATTGATGATGGAATCCCACGGCTAGATAGGGCCCTTTCACACAAATCTAGGTCGACGAAATTGAGGCCTGCTGCAGTAGCTAAG GTTTCGGAGGTTAGCTCGCTTTTGGGTAGAGCTGGTACTGCCGGGCTTGGTAAGGCAGTGGAGGTTTTGGACACTCTTGGAAGTAGTATGACAAATCTGAACCTCAGCAGTGGATTTGTTTCCGGCGTTGCAACAAAAGGCaataaaatatcaattttggCTTTTGAAGTGGCAAACACAATTGTCAAGGGTGCTGCTCTTATGAACTCCCTTTCAAAGGAAAACATTAAACATTTAAAAGAAGAAGTACTTCCTTCAGAATGTGTACAACATTTGGTATCAAAAGATATGGACGAACTCCTAAGGATTGCTGCTGCTGATAAGAG GGAGGAACTGAAAATATTTTCAGGTGAAGTTATCCGATTTGGGAACCGTTGTAAAGATCCTCAATGGCATCACTTAGATCGCTATTTTGAGAG GCTGGCTTCAGAGCTTGCCCCTCAAAGGCACCTCAAAGTGGAAGCCGAAACAGTCATGCATCACTTGATGACTTTGGTTCAGAATACAGCT GAATTGTATCATGAGTTGCATGCCTTGGATAGATTTGAACAAGATTATCGTCGTAAGCTTCAGGAAGAGGATaactcaaatgttgctcaaaaag GAGATAGTCTTGCGATTTTAAGGGCTGAGCTAAAAAGCCAGAGGAAACATGTAAGAGGTCTGAAGAAAAAATCTCTATGGTCAAGAATTTTGGAAGAG GTAATGGAAAAGCTTGTAGACCTCGTCCACTTCTTACATCTAGAAATTCATGAAGCATTCAGTACTGCTG ATAATGATAAACTAGTGAAAGAATCTATGAACAATCATCAAAGATTGGGTCCTGCTGGTCTTGCTTTGCATTATGCGAATATAATAACGCAAATTGATACCCTT GTATCTCGATCGAGTTCTGTGCCTCCAAATACTAGAGATAATTTGTACCAGGGATTGCCGCCTACTGTAAAGTCAGCTTTACGCTCCAAGCTACAGTCATTTCATGTCAAGGAAGAG CTCACTGTTCCACAAATCAAGGCTGAAATGGAGAAAACTTTGCAGTGGCTTGTTCCAATTGCTACAAACACTACCAA GGCTCATCACGGTTTCGGTTGGGTTGGAGAATGGGCGAATACAGG ATCGGATGTAAACCGAAAACCATCTGGGCAAACCGAATTAATTCGAATTGAGACTCTGCACCATGCAGAAAAGGAGAAGACTGAATCTTATATACTTGAACTGGTAGTATGGCTTCACCACCTAGTTAGTCAATCAAGGTATGGCCCTAATGGTGGAATCAGATCTCCCATCAAATCGCCAATTCGATCACCAAACCAAAAGACATTTCAGTTATCTTCACATAAACCTAGTCCACCATCACCACTGCTTACGGATGAAGACCAGCAAATGTTGCGAGATGTGAGTAAAAGGAAACTGACTCCTGGAATTAGCAAGAGCCAAGAGTTTGATAAGACCAGATTGAGCAAGCACTGTAGATTAAGCAAGAGTAATAGTCATTCACCAACGACTGGATTTAATAAGGAGTTCTTCCCAATTAGAAGGGCACCTGCAGTCCCAGTCATCGATtttgatatcgataggatcaaaaCTCTGGATGTCATTGACAGAGTTGATACCCTGAGAAGTTTATAG
- the LOC113306779 gene encoding uncharacterized protein LOC113306779 isoform X3: MGGICSRRSTVEHAPSGSLPPNGSQDEHDAFGIQSKTKDDVLTPPPNGERMEKQLQEPVAFQEMNRNAYATNQNDIDDGIPRLDRALSHKSRSTKLRPAAVAKQVSEVSSLLGRAGTAGLGKAVEVLDTLGSSMTNLNLSSGFVSGVATKGNKISILAFEVANTIVKGAALMNSLSKENIKHLKEEVLPSECVQHLVSKDMDELLRIAAADKREELKIFSGEVIRFGNRCKDPQWHHLDRYFERLASELAPQRHLKVEAETVMHHLMTLVQNTAELYHELHALDRFEQDYRRKLQEEDNSNVAQKGDSLAILRAELKSQRKHVRGLKKKSLWSRILEEVMEKLVDLVHFLHLEIHEAFSTADNDKLVKESMNNHQRLGPAGLALHYANIITQIDTLVSRSSSVPPNTRDNLYQGLPPTVKSALRSKLQSFHVKEELTVPQIKAEMEKTLQWLVPIATNTTKAHHGFGWVGEWANTGSDVNRKPSGQTELIRIETLHHAEKEKTESYILELVVWLHHLVSQSRYGPNGGIRSPIKSPIRSPNQKTFQLSSHKPSPPSPLLTDEDQQMLRDVSKRKLTPGISKSQEFDKTRLSKHCRLSKSNSHSPTTGFNKEFFPIRRAPAVPVIDFDIDRIKTLDVIDRVDTLRSL, from the exons ATGGGAGGGATATGCTCGAGGAGATCGACTGTTGAGCATGCTCCCAGTGGAAGTTTACCACCTAATGGTAGTCAAGATGAACATGATGCTTTTGGAATACAATCCAAGACAAAGGATGATGTCCTGACACCTCCACCCAATGGGGAGCGCATGGAGAAACAATTACAAGAACCAGTTGCATTTCAAGAGATGAATAGAAATGCATATGCTACCAACCAGAATGATATTGATGATGGAATCCCACGGCTAGATAGGGCCCTTTCACACAAATCTAGGTCGACGAAATTGAGGCCTGCTGCAGTAGCTAAG CAGGTTTCGGAGGTTAGCTCGCTTTTGGGTAGAGCTGGTACTGCCGGGCTTGGTAAGGCAGTGGAGGTTTTGGACACTCTTGGAAGTAGTATGACAAATCTGAACCTCAGCAGTGGATTTGTTTCCGGCGTTGCAACAAAAGGCaataaaatatcaattttggCTTTTGAAGTGGCAAACACAATTGTCAAGGGTGCTGCTCTTATGAACTCCCTTTCAAAGGAAAACATTAAACATTTAAAAGAAGAAGTACTTCCTTCAGAATGTGTACAACATTTGGTATCAAAAGATATGGACGAACTCCTAAGGATTGCTGCTGCTGATAAGAG GGAGGAACTGAAAATATTTTCAGGTGAAGTTATCCGATTTGGGAACCGTTGTAAAGATCCTCAATGGCATCACTTAGATCGCTATTTTGAGAG GCTGGCTTCAGAGCTTGCCCCTCAAAGGCACCTCAAAGTGGAAGCCGAAACAGTCATGCATCACTTGATGACTTTGGTTCAGAATACAGCT GAATTGTATCATGAGTTGCATGCCTTGGATAGATTTGAACAAGATTATCGTCGTAAGCTTCAGGAAGAGGATaactcaaatgttgctcaaaaag GAGATAGTCTTGCGATTTTAAGGGCTGAGCTAAAAAGCCAGAGGAAACATGTAAGAGGTCTGAAGAAAAAATCTCTATGGTCAAGAATTTTGGAAGAG GTAATGGAAAAGCTTGTAGACCTCGTCCACTTCTTACATCTAGAAATTCATGAAGCATTCAGTACTGCTG ATAATGATAAACTAGTGAAAGAATCTATGAACAATCATCAAAGATTGGGTCCTGCTGGTCTTGCTTTGCATTATGCGAATATAATAACGCAAATTGATACCCTT GTATCTCGATCGAGTTCTGTGCCTCCAAATACTAGAGATAATTTGTACCAGGGATTGCCGCCTACTGTAAAGTCAGCTTTACGCTCCAAGCTACAGTCATTTCATGTCAAGGAAGAG CTCACTGTTCCACAAATCAAGGCTGAAATGGAGAAAACTTTGCAGTGGCTTGTTCCAATTGCTACAAACACTACCAA GGCTCATCACGGTTTCGGTTGGGTTGGAGAATGGGCGAATACAGG ATCGGATGTAAACCGAAAACCATCTGGGCAAACCGAATTAATTCGAATTGAGACTCTGCACCATGCAGAAAAGGAGAAGACTGAATCTTATATACTTGAACTGGTAGTATGGCTTCACCACCTAGTTAGTCAATCAAGGTATGGCCCTAATGGTGGAATCAGATCTCCCATCAAATCGCCAATTCGATCACCAAACCAAAAGACATTTCAGTTATCTTCACATAAACCTAGTCCACCATCACCACTGCTTACGGATGAAGACCAGCAAATGTTGCGAGATGTGAGTAAAAGGAAACTGACTCCTGGAATTAGCAAGAGCCAAGAGTTTGATAAGACCAGATTGAGCAAGCACTGTAGATTAAGCAAGAGTAATAGTCATTCACCAACGACTGGATTTAATAAGGAGTTCTTCCCAATTAGAAGGGCACCTGCAGTCCCAGTCATCGATtttgatatcgataggatcaaaaCTCTGGATGTCATTGACAGAGTTGATACCCTGAGAAGTTTATAG